A genomic window from Chitinophaga pollutisoli includes:
- a CDS encoding nucleotide sugar dehydrogenase: protein MPPKIAIIGLGYVGLPLAIEFGKKYDVLGFDINEKRIDELRKGEDHTKEADTEGLLQVTKERDNEKGLWFSANQDDLKAYNVFIVTVPTPIDQFKSPDLRPLISASRMLGKVLKKGDIVIYESTVYPGCTEEDCAPVLEQFSGLTYNVDFFCGYSPERINPGDKVNTLTKIKKVTSGSTPEVAETVDNLYKSIITAGTHKAPSIKVAEASKAIENAQRDVNISFVNELALIFDRIGIDTTDVIEAAGTKWNFLKYKPGLVGGHCIGVDPYYLAHKAQALGYHPQVILSGRRVNDNMGMFVANKVVKLMIRKGHKVDGARVLILGITFKENCPDIRNSRVIDIYQELQQFGTNVEVYDPHASKTEVKHEYGVDLIDEISHAYDAIILAVAHNEFLDIDFKKLANGHNTVLFDTKSFIDRNIVDARL from the coding sequence ATGCCTCCAAAAATTGCTATTATCGGTCTTGGCTATGTTGGTTTGCCTTTAGCCATTGAATTCGGAAAAAAATACGATGTACTCGGATTTGATATAAATGAGAAAAGGATCGACGAACTAAGAAAAGGAGAAGACCATACAAAAGAAGCAGATACCGAAGGCCTGTTACAGGTAACCAAAGAACGGGACAATGAAAAAGGATTGTGGTTCTCGGCGAACCAGGACGACCTGAAGGCGTATAACGTCTTTATCGTTACCGTTCCCACCCCGATAGATCAGTTTAAATCCCCGGACCTGCGACCGCTCATCTCCGCATCGCGCATGTTGGGTAAAGTATTGAAGAAAGGCGACATTGTCATTTATGAATCAACGGTATACCCGGGATGTACCGAAGAAGATTGCGCTCCGGTGCTCGAACAGTTTTCCGGCCTCACTTACAATGTCGATTTCTTTTGCGGATACTCTCCGGAACGGATCAATCCGGGAGACAAGGTGAATACCCTCACCAAAATCAAAAAAGTGACCTCCGGCTCCACCCCTGAAGTTGCGGAAACGGTGGACAATCTGTATAAAAGTATTATTACCGCCGGCACCCACAAAGCGCCTAGCATAAAAGTAGCAGAAGCCTCAAAAGCTATCGAAAACGCACAACGCGACGTCAATATCAGTTTTGTCAACGAATTGGCCCTGATTTTCGACCGCATCGGTATCGATACCACTGACGTAATCGAAGCGGCAGGTACGAAATGGAACTTCCTAAAATACAAACCCGGCTTGGTTGGCGGGCATTGTATCGGGGTAGATCCTTATTATCTGGCCCATAAAGCTCAGGCCCTCGGGTACCACCCCCAGGTTATCCTTTCCGGCAGAAGGGTCAACGACAACATGGGCATGTTCGTGGCCAACAAAGTAGTAAAACTCATGATAAGGAAGGGTCACAAGGTGGATGGCGCCCGCGTGCTGATCCTGGGCATTACCTTCAAAGAAAACTGTCCGGACATCCGTAACTCCCGTGTTATTGACATCTACCAGGAGTTACAGCAATTTGGCACCAATGTGGAGGTATATGACCCCCATGCTTCCAAAACTGAAGTAAAACATGAGTATGGGGTTGACCTGATCGACGAAATCTCACACGCCTATGATGCGATCATCCTGGCCGTTGCCCACAACGAATTCCTGGATATCGACTTCAAGAAACTGGCCAACGGACATAACACGGTTTTATTCGATACCAAATCATTTATTGACAGAAACATAGTTGACGCTCGTTTATGA
- a CDS encoding Wzz/FepE/Etk N-terminal domain-containing protein, translating to METSNNNARYQDGEISFREIVLKIKGWYRYLLGKWKIILLFAIVGAGLGVFYSLTSKIKYKAELSFVVEESKPNTLGAYAGLASQFGIDLGSSMGSGVFSGDNIVEFLQSRLMVEKALLTPVLLGEKPRSLADYYLDVSGQREQWVKNPALQQLRFPINSSRQGFSLQQDSILYVIYKHIKDNQLTVSKPDKKLSFIWVECKSTDEQFAKLFTERLVKEATDFYIQTKLQRSKTTVDKLQFKADSLENLLNRKTYSVAESQDLNLNPARNIAGVRTELMARDKIVLQTMYGEVIKNLELSRMAMAQETPIIQIVDSPILPLIKEKTGIVKGAVLGGILFAFLAVLALLFRRIYQVIMNN from the coding sequence ATGGAAACATCAAATAACAATGCCCGGTACCAGGATGGTGAGATTTCTTTCAGGGAAATCGTCCTGAAAATCAAGGGATGGTACCGCTACCTGCTGGGAAAATGGAAAATCATCCTATTGTTCGCCATTGTCGGTGCTGGTCTGGGCGTTTTTTATTCCCTGACGTCGAAGATTAAATACAAGGCAGAACTCTCTTTTGTGGTAGAAGAAAGCAAACCCAATACCCTGGGAGCTTATGCAGGCCTGGCCAGCCAATTCGGGATAGATCTTGGCTCGAGCATGGGTAGTGGTGTATTCAGCGGCGACAACATCGTAGAATTCTTGCAATCCCGGCTGATGGTGGAAAAAGCATTGCTCACTCCGGTGTTGCTGGGCGAAAAACCCCGCAGCCTGGCGGATTATTATCTCGACGTTTCCGGTCAAAGGGAACAATGGGTTAAAAACCCGGCGCTGCAACAACTACGCTTTCCAATCAACTCATCGCGACAGGGCTTCTCATTGCAGCAGGACAGTATCCTTTACGTAATCTATAAGCACATCAAGGATAACCAGCTCACCGTATCGAAACCCGACAAAAAACTGAGCTTCATCTGGGTGGAATGTAAATCCACTGATGAGCAGTTTGCCAAATTGTTTACCGAACGCCTTGTAAAAGAAGCGACGGATTTCTATATCCAGACCAAGCTGCAACGTTCGAAAACTACGGTCGATAAATTGCAGTTCAAAGCCGACTCCCTGGAAAACCTGCTGAACAGGAAAACGTATTCCGTAGCGGAATCCCAGGACCTGAACCTCAACCCCGCCCGCAACATTGCTGGCGTGCGGACGGAATTGATGGCCAGGGACAAGATCGTATTACAGACCATGTACGGCGAAGTCATTAAAAATCTTGAGCTAAGTAGGATGGCCATGGCACAGGAAACGCCCATCATTCAAATTGTAGATTCCCCCATATTACCATTAATAAAAGAGAAAACGGGAATTGTTAAAGGCGCGGTATTGGGAGGCATATTGTTCGCTTTCCTCGCCGTTTTAGCGCTTTTATTCAGACGTATTTATCAAGTAATCATGAATAACTAA
- a CDS encoding oligosaccharide flippase family protein, with amino-acid sequence MASDKVSKIIIVFMGQMFNLLLLFLLTPYLSRSLSKHEFGTFSQVQLLSTLIVAIFSLGLSRIFYLVIEKREFEKKDAFKTIMFMAFILGLAGSIASFFSSPLWAILLKNPYIQLPLTIYAPFFLLNSLNLLLELTLIHKGLIRRDMTIIIASNILKLGLLLLSIQIWRSFTFIFWIIGTIAPLAQTIMYLFSIPLREFFEGTLRKHIYKFIIKIGLPLGVTGVLAASYTYLAGFFVSNMFNTEDFAIYRNGSFEIPFLGIIATSVASILTPQFANLLAEGKREEVARLKTLSISEVAAISYPIIFVILFLQKTWLCCTSLKSM; translated from the coding sequence ATGGCAAGTGACAAGGTCAGCAAAATAATAATCGTGTTCATGGGGCAAATGTTCAATTTGCTGCTCCTGTTCCTGCTGACGCCTTACCTTTCCCGTTCACTGTCCAAACATGAATTCGGCACGTTTTCCCAGGTGCAGTTATTGTCAACCTTAATTGTAGCAATATTCTCATTGGGTCTTTCCCGAATATTTTATCTTGTTATAGAAAAAAGGGAGTTTGAAAAGAAAGATGCCTTCAAAACAATCATGTTTATGGCATTTATCCTCGGCCTGGCAGGTTCGATCGCGTCTTTCTTTTCCTCCCCGTTATGGGCAATTCTATTAAAAAACCCCTACATTCAGCTTCCGCTTACTATTTACGCACCGTTTTTCCTTTTAAACTCACTAAATCTCTTGCTGGAGCTCACCCTGATTCATAAGGGACTTATACGCAGGGATATGACGATTATCATCGCCTCCAATATATTGAAGCTAGGGTTACTCCTGCTGTCTATTCAAATTTGGAGATCTTTTACATTTATCTTCTGGATAATTGGAACGATTGCTCCGTTGGCTCAAACGATAATGTACCTTTTCAGCATTCCGTTGCGCGAATTTTTCGAAGGCACCCTAAGAAAACACATATATAAATTTATCATAAAAATAGGTCTGCCCTTGGGAGTAACGGGTGTCCTGGCTGCATCTTATACATATCTTGCCGGCTTTTTTGTTAGCAATATGTTCAATACGGAAGATTTTGCAATCTACAGAAACGGCTCCTTTGAAATTCCGTTCCTCGGCATTATCGCCACGTCGGTAGCCAGCATCCTAACGCCTCAATTCGCCAATTTACTTGCGGAAGGTAAAAGGGAAGAAGTTGCCAGGTTGAAAACGCTGAGCATATCAGAGGTTGCTGCGATCTCCTATCCGATTATCTTTGTAATTCTTTTTTTGCAAAAGACCTGGTTGTGCTGTACCTCTCTGAAAAGTATGTAG
- a CDS encoding acyltransferase yields the protein MGYFVHPSAIVDDNCTIGDGTKIWHFSHVMSGCTIGNNCNLGQNVVVSPDVILGNNVKVQNNVSIYTGVTCADDVFLGPSCVFTNVTNPRSAVNRRGQYAKTHVGRGASIGANATIVCGHDIGDFAFIGAGAVVTKNVPAYALLVGNPAKQIGWMSEYGHRLHFGADKVATCPESNEQYELIDNQTVIKKNI from the coding sequence ATGGGATATTTTGTACATCCGTCCGCAATTGTTGACGACAACTGTACGATCGGAGACGGCACCAAAATCTGGCATTTTTCCCATGTCATGTCGGGATGCACGATCGGCAACAATTGCAACCTTGGACAAAACGTTGTCGTTTCGCCCGACGTCATACTTGGGAACAATGTGAAAGTCCAGAACAACGTATCGATCTATACAGGCGTAACATGTGCAGATGATGTATTCCTCGGCCCATCCTGCGTATTTACCAATGTCACCAACCCGAGGAGTGCCGTTAACAGGCGCGGGCAATATGCCAAAACGCACGTTGGCCGCGGCGCATCGATAGGGGCTAACGCGACCATCGTTTGCGGTCATGATATCGGGGATTTTGCATTTATCGGAGCCGGGGCGGTAGTCACGAAAAATGTGCCGGCATATGCATTGTTGGTAGGCAATCCGGCGAAACAGATCGGTTGGATGAGCGAATATGGCCACAGGCTGCATTTCGGAGCCGATAAAGTAGCAACCTGCCCTGAAAGCAACGAACAATACGAATTAATAGACAACCAAACCGTAATAAAGAAAAACATATGA
- the idi gene encoding isopentenyl-diphosphate Delta-isomerase, whose amino-acid sequence MAEPFRDTKMPLPPVILVNENDEPVGTMEKMEAHQKGLLHRAFSVFIVNDNGLMLLQQRAADKYHSAGLWTNTCCSHQLPGEDTYTAAHRRLSEEMGFDCALEEIFSFTYRAEFDNGLTENEFDHVLLGTYNGPVVPDATEVQAHRFLSLADIRAELASQPGLYTHWFHIAFPKIAAFIETRRAGGAPA is encoded by the coding sequence ATGGCTGAACCATTTCGCGACACAAAAATGCCTTTGCCCCCTGTCATCCTCGTCAACGAAAATGATGAACCCGTTGGCACTATGGAAAAAATGGAAGCCCACCAGAAAGGGCTCCTCCATCGCGCATTCTCCGTTTTTATCGTCAACGACAACGGCCTGATGCTCCTGCAGCAACGCGCGGCAGATAAATACCACTCCGCGGGATTATGGACCAACACCTGCTGCAGCCACCAGCTTCCCGGAGAAGACACGTACACCGCAGCCCACCGCCGCCTGTCCGAAGAAATGGGATTCGATTGCGCACTCGAAGAAATATTCAGCTTCACCTACCGCGCCGAATTTGATAACGGACTCACCGAAAATGAATTCGATCACGTGCTGCTCGGCACTTACAACGGCCCCGTTGTCCCGGACGCCACAGAAGTACAGGCGCACCGCTTCCTCTCACTCGCTGATATCCGCGCCGAGCTCGCCAGTCAACCGGGATTATACACCCATTGGTTCCATATCGCATTCCCGAAAATCGCCGCTTTTATCGAAACGCGCCGGGCCGGGGGAGCCCCCGCCTGA
- a CDS encoding DegT/DnrJ/EryC1/StrS family aminotransferase, whose product MVDLKGQYAKIQEEIDAAVLNCIRSAAFINGPEVKNFSAALASYLQVKHVIPCANGTDALQIAMMALDLQPGDEVIVPAFTYVATAEVLGLLGLVPVMVDVDPHTFNITAALIEPAIGPKTKAIVPVHLFGQCTDMEAIMELATKHNLFVIEDTAQAIGATYTTADGRQLKAGTIGHIGCTSFFPSKNLGCYGDGGAIYTNDDTLGHKLSMLANHGQVQKYIHKYIGVNSRLDSIQAAILGVKLPHLEAYSASRGAAADYYDAALKNVDGVRIPVRSAQSTHVFHQYTLIVENGKRDALKKHLEAQGVPAMIYYPIPLNEQEAFSKIGKIAGSLDTTRALCQSVLSLPMHTELEAQEQDFIIGHIIDFLKNS is encoded by the coding sequence ATGGTGGACCTTAAAGGTCAATACGCCAAAATACAAGAGGAAATCGATGCCGCGGTATTGAATTGTATCCGCTCCGCTGCTTTCATCAACGGGCCGGAAGTAAAGAACTTCAGCGCGGCACTGGCCTCCTACCTCCAGGTAAAACACGTGATTCCCTGTGCCAATGGAACAGATGCGCTCCAGATTGCCATGATGGCGCTGGATCTCCAGCCGGGCGACGAAGTGATTGTTCCCGCATTCACCTATGTGGCTACCGCCGAAGTATTGGGCCTGCTCGGCCTAGTTCCTGTAATGGTAGATGTGGATCCCCATACTTTTAATATTACGGCTGCCCTCATCGAGCCTGCCATCGGTCCCAAAACGAAAGCGATCGTTCCAGTACACCTGTTTGGCCAATGCACCGACATGGAAGCCATTATGGAGCTTGCCACCAAGCATAACCTTTTCGTTATCGAAGATACCGCACAGGCTATCGGTGCTACCTATACCACCGCAGACGGCCGCCAGCTGAAAGCCGGTACGATCGGGCACATCGGTTGCACCTCTTTCTTCCCTTCCAAAAATCTCGGATGCTATGGTGATGGTGGGGCGATATATACGAACGACGATACATTGGGGCATAAGTTGTCCATGCTGGCCAATCACGGGCAGGTACAAAAATATATCCACAAGTACATCGGCGTCAATTCACGGCTGGATTCTATCCAGGCAGCCATTCTCGGCGTAAAACTGCCTCACCTCGAAGCTTATTCTGCTTCCAGGGGCGCCGCGGCCGATTATTATGATGCCGCATTGAAAAACGTGGACGGTGTCAGAATTCCGGTCCGCTCAGCACAAAGCACCCACGTTTTCCACCAATACACCCTGATAGTTGAAAATGGGAAAAGAGACGCCCTCAAAAAACACCTGGAAGCCCAAGGCGTACCTGCCATGATTTACTATCCCATTCCGCTGAACGAGCAGGAAGCATTTAGCAAAATCGGCAAAATCGCCGGCAGCCTCGATACTACGCGCGCGCTTTGCCAAAGCGTATTATCGCTTCCGATGCATACAGAGCTAGAAGCGCAGGAACAGGATTTCATCATCGGTCATATCATCGATTTCTTAAAAAACAGCTAA
- a CDS encoding polysaccharide biosynthesis C-terminal domain-containing protein produces the protein MLTGSGKSVVILRSYILYFASNSLLVFVFIKLFGLIGAAVASVICIYILAYVLLNSTARYLGVRFTQLIDFKKIGLISLYSVAICSAVKSLSILFGNSWWTLLLIAAYFLLTYYVLIQKKLLNIQAYRHLILKIPYGESIYRFLLK, from the coding sequence GTGCTCACTGGGTCCGGTAAATCAGTTGTAATCTTGCGGTCATATATCCTGTATTTCGCCTCAAATTCATTGTTGGTGTTTGTTTTTATAAAACTTTTCGGACTCATCGGCGCAGCCGTTGCATCTGTTATTTGCATCTATATTCTTGCATATGTACTATTAAACAGCACTGCCAGATATCTGGGTGTACGATTCACCCAACTGATCGATTTTAAGAAAATTGGCCTCATCTCGCTCTATTCCGTTGCAATCTGCTCCGCCGTAAAATCACTATCAATCCTTTTTGGCAATAGCTGGTGGACATTATTATTGATAGCTGCCTATTTTCTGCTGACCTATTATGTATTAATTCAGAAAAAGTTGCTGAATATCCAGGCCTACCGGCATCTGATATTAAAAATTCCATACGGCGAATCGATATACAGATTCCTGCTCAAATAA
- a CDS encoding Gfo/Idh/MocA family oxidoreductase produces MEPRQPLLQARQLAWKKDLDGGTLFTQFSHFIDIMYWLFGDIENIQTRLNSFNHQHLTEFEDSGFVTFDFVNGGMGCINFSTSVWNQNLESSMTIIAENGSVKIGGQYMNEVEICNIRDYSMPELAPTNPGNDYGAYKGSAQNHNFVIENVIDVLKGRAAITTNALEGLKVVEIIERIYCNK; encoded by the coding sequence TTGGAACCGCGACAACCGCTATTACAAGCCAGACAGCTGGCATGGAAAAAAGACCTCGACGGCGGTACCCTTTTCACCCAGTTCTCCCACTTCATTGATATCATGTACTGGCTGTTTGGCGATATCGAAAACATCCAAACGCGTCTTAACAGTTTTAATCACCAACACCTGACCGAATTCGAAGACTCTGGCTTCGTCACCTTCGATTTCGTGAACGGCGGCATGGGCTGCATCAACTTTTCCACTTCTGTCTGGAACCAGAACCTGGAAAGCAGCATGACCATCATCGCTGAAAACGGCTCGGTGAAAATCGGCGGACAATACATGAACGAAGTGGAAATCTGCAATATCAGGGATTATTCCATGCCGGAACTGGCTCCTACCAACCCCGGCAACGACTATGGCGCATACAAAGGCTCCGCGCAAAACCACAATTTTGTGATCGAAAACGTAATAGATGTATTGAAAGGCCGTGCCGCTATTACAACCAATGCCCTGGAAGGATTGAAAGTGGTAGAGATTATCGAACGAATCTATTGTAACAAGTAG
- a CDS encoding RNA polymerase sigma factor, translating into MSSAEFNTLLLSNADFLKPFAITLTKDAESAKDLYQETMFRALSNQEKYLAGTNIRAWLYTIMRNIFINNYRRKSKQHVCFDNSTNDFLLNTQQVIIGNQAESGLRIKDIQTSVHNLPVIFKKPFILYLDGFKYFEIADILEEPLGTIKSRIHFARKMLKAQVARY; encoded by the coding sequence ATGTCATCCGCTGAATTTAACACCCTATTGCTCAGCAATGCTGACTTCCTAAAGCCCTTCGCCATAACGTTGACCAAGGACGCCGAATCCGCCAAAGACCTTTATCAGGAAACTATGTTCAGAGCGCTTTCAAACCAGGAGAAATACCTGGCAGGCACGAACATCCGCGCGTGGCTCTACACCATCATGCGCAACATCTTTATTAATAATTACCGCCGGAAATCGAAACAACACGTTTGCTTCGACAATTCCACCAACGATTTTTTGTTGAACACCCAGCAGGTTATCATCGGCAACCAGGCCGAATCCGGTTTGAGAATCAAAGACATTCAAACCTCCGTACATAACCTGCCCGTCATTTTTAAGAAACCCTTCATTTTGTACCTCGACGGTTTTAAGTATTTCGAGATTGCTGACATTCTGGAAGAACCTTTAGGAACCATTAAAAGCCGTATCCACTTCGCCCGTAAAATGTTGAAAGCCCAGGTAGCCCGCTATTAA
- a CDS encoding Gfo/Idh/MocA family oxidoreductase, which yields MITPAEKVKFAVVGCGHIGKRHAEMIKRNPESELVAMVDVKEKSALGIDSFEVPLFSSIEDLLSSDIQIDVVNIATPNGFHAEHALAALDARKHIVVEKPMALTKLDAEKVIYKALHVHKHVFAVMQNRYSPPHNGLKTLLNLENWGESSWFSSIAIGTATTAITSQTAGMEKRPRRRYPFHPVLPLH from the coding sequence ATGATAACGCCTGCTGAAAAAGTAAAGTTTGCAGTAGTGGGTTGCGGACACATCGGGAAACGACATGCTGAAATGATCAAAAGGAATCCTGAATCCGAGCTCGTTGCAATGGTAGACGTAAAGGAAAAATCGGCACTCGGCATCGACAGCTTCGAAGTCCCCCTTTTTTCGTCCATTGAAGATTTACTTTCCTCCGACATCCAGATTGATGTAGTGAATATCGCCACTCCCAACGGATTCCACGCCGAGCATGCCCTCGCGGCCCTGGATGCGCGCAAGCACATCGTAGTGGAAAAACCCATGGCATTGACCAAGCTTGACGCTGAAAAAGTAATTTATAAGGCGTTACATGTTCATAAACATGTGTTCGCCGTTATGCAAAACCGTTATTCTCCCCCTCACAATGGATTAAAGACCTTATTGAATCTGGAAAACTGGGGAGAATCTTCATGGTTCAGCTCAATTGCTATTGGAACCGCGACAACCGCTATTACAAGCCAGACAGCTGGCATGGAAAAAAGACCTCGACGGCGGTACCCTTTTCACCCAGTTCTCCCACTTCATTGA
- a CDS encoding SLBB domain-containing protein, protein MKKILLVHIFLCFCSFVAVAQVPSPAQAQQMKVENLTDEQVRQIVEEMKKNKVQLDQMDQFAAAKGIPSGEVIKLKDRIKSLNLDKELVQTAPTSQVAADRSLNDGTTVSARDIQPMTEAERLRSRIYGAELFNNKNLTFEPNLRVPTPPNYKLAAGDEVVIDVYGYSEVQHALKVTPEGYIRIPNLGPVYISGLTMEEARNRISKQLATIYGGIKSGNTFVQVSLGNIRSIRVLLIGEVVRPGSYTLTSLSTIANALYVSGGPGENGSFRDIQVIRNGSPIVTFDLYDFLRSGDLQNNIVLQDQDIVKVNPYQSRVELSGEIKRPAIFEVKQGETLKDVIDMAGGYTDISYKDVIRAYRLNNKEREIVTITAAEVPAFTLRSGDKFFIDAVLNRFSNRVMISGAVRHPGEYALEQNMSIKDLIQKAAGLKEDASLNRAIVFRLQEDLTPSSSSFKLEDVVSGKEVISLRREDSVVIYSKSSLREEYQVKVSGEVNNPGFFKYSDSLHVEDLILMAGGFRDAASFKRVEVSRRIRSKDYAPGDSAVTIVAQFDVTSDLAAMSGYFLEPFDEVSVRRSPSYETQANVSIEGEVVYPGNYTIQSSREKISDLLRRAGGLRTEAYPEGAYLMRRTFNNASDSALLNEKMQIYYNKVDTGIEEASVRTEATRRQQLLGINLNQIIKAPGSRYDLFLEEGDIIKIPKQLQTVQLFGEVFFPKKVRFASASNFREYIRSAGGFTSKAMKKGSYVVYPNGEVKSTRKVLFFNSFPKIKPGTEIYVPARGPRKGFSTQEAVGLTTGVASIALIIFTILNRNN, encoded by the coding sequence ATGAAGAAGATCTTATTGGTTCACATTTTCCTGTGTTTTTGCTCCTTTGTTGCAGTGGCGCAAGTCCCCTCGCCGGCCCAGGCCCAGCAAATGAAGGTAGAAAACCTGACTGACGAGCAAGTACGCCAGATAGTGGAGGAAATGAAGAAAAACAAGGTACAACTGGACCAAATGGACCAATTTGCCGCTGCAAAAGGCATTCCCTCGGGAGAAGTGATCAAACTGAAAGACCGCATCAAGTCGTTGAATCTGGACAAGGAACTGGTGCAGACAGCCCCCACCTCTCAGGTAGCTGCGGACCGGTCCCTGAATGATGGTACGACCGTCTCTGCCCGCGACATCCAACCCATGACCGAAGCCGAGCGTCTCCGCTCCAGGATCTACGGTGCAGAACTCTTCAACAATAAAAACCTCACTTTCGAACCTAACCTCCGCGTACCCACGCCTCCTAACTACAAACTGGCTGCGGGCGATGAAGTAGTGATCGATGTCTATGGTTATTCCGAGGTACAGCACGCCCTTAAAGTGACCCCTGAAGGATATATCCGTATCCCCAACCTTGGGCCCGTCTACATCAGCGGCCTTACCATGGAAGAAGCCCGTAACAGGATCAGCAAGCAGCTGGCCACCATTTATGGAGGTATAAAATCCGGCAACACTTTCGTGCAGGTTTCCCTCGGCAATATCCGCAGCATCCGGGTGCTGCTGATAGGCGAAGTGGTTCGTCCCGGTTCCTACACCCTGACTTCCCTATCCACCATCGCCAACGCATTATACGTTTCCGGCGGCCCCGGAGAAAACGGCTCATTCCGCGACATCCAGGTGATCCGTAACGGCAGCCCCATTGTTACTTTTGACCTCTACGACTTTCTCCGCTCAGGAGACCTCCAAAACAATATTGTTCTCCAGGACCAGGATATCGTCAAAGTAAATCCATACCAATCCCGTGTCGAGCTCTCCGGCGAGATAAAACGCCCTGCCATCTTCGAAGTGAAACAAGGCGAAACTTTGAAAGACGTGATCGATATGGCTGGCGGTTACACCGATATTTCTTATAAAGACGTTATCCGTGCCTACCGGCTCAACAATAAAGAACGTGAAATCGTGACGATCACCGCGGCCGAGGTGCCTGCTTTCACCCTCCGCTCCGGCGACAAATTCTTCATCGACGCCGTACTGAACCGCTTTTCCAACAGGGTAATGATCTCCGGTGCCGTTCGGCATCCGGGAGAATACGCGCTCGAGCAGAATATGTCCATCAAAGACCTGATCCAGAAAGCGGCCGGGCTGAAAGAAGACGCCTCCCTGAACAGGGCCATTGTTTTCAGGTTGCAGGAAGACCTTACGCCGAGTAGCAGCAGCTTCAAACTGGAAGACGTGGTTTCCGGAAAAGAAGTGATCAGCCTCCGCCGGGAAGACAGCGTGGTGATATATTCCAAAAGTAGTTTACGCGAAGAATACCAGGTGAAAGTGTCGGGCGAAGTGAACAATCCAGGTTTTTTCAAGTATTCAGACTCGCTACACGTGGAAGACCTTATTCTGATGGCCGGTGGCTTCCGTGACGCGGCATCCTTCAAAAGAGTGGAAGTCTCCCGCCGGATCCGCAGCAAGGATTATGCGCCGGGCGACTCAGCGGTTACCATCGTTGCCCAGTTTGACGTCACTTCCGACCTGGCGGCGATGTCTGGCTATTTCCTTGAACCATTCGATGAGGTATCGGTACGGCGCTCCCCGTCTTACGAAACCCAGGCGAACGTGAGCATCGAAGGTGAAGTCGTTTATCCGGGTAATTATACGATCCAGTCTTCCCGGGAAAAAATTTCGGACCTACTCCGCCGGGCAGGCGGACTGCGGACCGAAGCTTATCCCGAAGGCGCCTATCTCATGCGCAGAACATTCAACAATGCCTCCGACAGCGCCCTGCTGAATGAAAAAATGCAGATCTATTACAATAAGGTAGACACCGGTATCGAAGAAGCTTCCGTTAGAACGGAGGCCACTCGCCGTCAGCAATTGCTGGGCATCAATCTGAACCAGATTATCAAGGCGCCGGGGTCACGGTACGATCTGTTCCTCGAAGAAGGCGATATCATCAAGATTCCGAAGCAACTGCAAACGGTTCAATTGTTCGGCGAGGTCTTTTTTCCCAAGAAAGTACGGTTCGCATCCGCCTCCAATTTCCGGGAATATATCCGCAGCGCAGGCGGTTTTACCAGCAAAGCCATGAAAAAAGGCAGCTATGTAGTATATCCCAACGGGGAAGTGAAAAGCACCCGCAAAGTGCTCTTTTTCAACAGTTTTCCGAAGATCAAGCCCGGCACTGAGATTTATGTTCCGGCAAGGGGCCCACGTAAAGGATTCAGTACGCAGGAAGCAGTCGGCCTGACCACCGGCGTGGCTTCTATTGCGCTGATCATCTTTACCATTCTTAACCGGAACAACTAA